From Coccinella septempunctata chromosome 4, icCocSept1.1, whole genome shotgun sequence, a single genomic window includes:
- the LOC123312063 gene encoding protein Mpv17-like: MSKFFRSYGKTLQKYPIVVQSIQVGFLMSAGDAIAQKCFEQRVNEKPFDYERNRNFLLLGTFIIGPSSSVWFSVLDRYIKGRPAERAIKKVICDQFIFAPCFLAVFLMLLETMKRRSITEARKAVGVYYFDILKVNYAVWPFVQLCNFYLIPVNYQTLFVQCIALGWNIYISYKSHAK; this comes from the exons ATGTCGAAAttttttcggagttatggaAAGACCCTACAGAAATATCCCATTGTGGTACAATCCATTCAAGTTGGTTTTCTTATGAGTGCTGGTGATGCGATTGCACAAAAATGCTTCGAACAACGTGTCAATGAAAAACCCTTCGATTATGAGAGGAACAGGAATTTTTTATTACTGGGAACCTTTATTATT gGGCCCTCTTCAAGTGTGTGGTTCTCTGTATTGGACCGTTATATAAAAGGGAGACCTGCAGAAAGAGCTATAAAAAAAGTAATTTGTGATCAATTTATATTCGCTCCTTGCTTTTTAGCGGTATTTCTCATGCTCTTGGAAACTATGAAACGACGATCGATTACTGAAGCCAGGAAAGCTGTAGGTGtatattattttgatattttaaagGTAAACTATGCTGTTTGGCCTTTTGTACAGCTTTGCAATTTTTATTTGATACCAGTGAACTATCAGACTCTATTTGTCCAATGTATCGCTTTAGGCTGGAATATTTATATTTCCTATAAAAGTCATGCAAAATAA
- the LOC123310658 gene encoding GSK3B-interacting protein, translated as MIVCVTIMEEYLLDENNWKLEAQSVIGDIGNHVKFVAISETLLNTNNKIFLNLETLENRTFCIELSASGFRIVGNAFNQNNLDESEYYETPYSLLNRISPMFSASFRDELLEKLAKA; from the coding sequence ATGATAGTTTGTGTAACAATTATGGAAGAATATCTGTTAGATGAAAATAACTGGAAGTTGGAAGCACAAAGTGTTATTGGAGACATTGGAAACCATGTTAAATTTGTTGCTATATCTGAAACACTGCTGAATACCAACAAtaagattttcttgaatttagAAACCTTGGAGAATAGAACTTTTTGTATAGAATTGTCTGCTAGTGGATTTCGAATAGTTGGCAATGCATTCAATCAAAACAATCTTGATGAATCAGAATATTACGAGACGCCTTACAGTCTTCTCAATAGAATCAGCCCTATGTTCAGTGCGTCTTTTAGAGATGAACTTCTGGAAAAATTAGCTAAAGCTTGA